The Cydia splendana chromosome 2, ilCydSple1.2, whole genome shotgun sequence nucleotide sequence CTGGTATGAGGTTATTTCAATGAGTAGGGGTCGAGCTGGGGTCGAGTCAGTCAGAATTTTAATATGATCGCCGATGTAAATCATATCGCCGCATATTATTAGGGCTGATCAACAAAAACTTGTAGAGGTAAACTCTGACACGCGGAATCAGGCGTAAGCTGAATTTCTTGGGGTTTGGATATAAGTTTACAGTAAGGTAACGTGGGTAGGTAAGTGTAAACTGACCTGGGCAGGTCGGTGTGCGTGTAGTTGACGAGGTGCACGAGCTTGCGGGCCGTCTCGCGCGCCAGCAGCACCACCAGCTGCTCCAGCGTCTCCGGCCGCGCCTGGTTCTCCGGCTCCGGCTGGCTCAGCGACGAGTACAGCTCCTTGGCCTTCTTCCACGCCAACACAGGGTCCGTGGCCACCTGGGAATCAGGTTGAACATTAATTCAAGCCTCTGTGGATTGACAATGTTAAAGCGCTACGCCAAGggattgtgcacaaatcacgcgaggtattttcggctactttttgaccccccctcccccttggtgatatttggtgaggtttttggctacccccctccccccacataacctcacgtgtatttttttgaaaatttttcattCGAtcaaattttaagataaatagtattgtatatagaaaatcttgtttaattttctattttcgttaaatagactcgctattttgaagtgcagagtgaagttttatgtttaacgaaaccgagaaaaagtatctactcatgtggtaagTTTTTTTAAGAGAGATAAGAGATAAGAgatctttatttgcataccaTAGTACAGATGTTATATACATGGACCCTAGAAAGGGTGTAGCAAAAATTTATGGTTCACAATTTCACAGTTTTGGTTATTATTACTACTGACTTATACTTACACACacattacattttctaaattgcaCTTTTAAGTTGTAACAGCCTCTTCTAACGAATACTTgaatcttattacctataaacAAGGACTACTACATTACGTTTTAAGTACTTATTACTGTttgtattaatataaaatatgttataatataatacaattatatttatattatatgtacaagttactagttatttatttattaacatagtATCATCCTCCATAAATTCGGCTATTGAGTAGTAACATTTATCCATCAGCATAGTTTTAAGGCGGTTTATGAAGTTTGAGTCTGTTTTTAAATATGTGGggattttattataaacatttatgGCTCTGTAGTATGGTCCGTTTTTGTATATTTCTAGTTTAGGCTCCGGCAGTTCTATGTAGTGTTGACGTCGAGGGTTTTGACAAAATTGGAATAAATGTAGGTTTTTTCGGACAAATGTAGCTACTTCCAAAATGTACAGAGAGGGGAGGGTCAGTAAGTTAAGATTTTTGAAGTGTGGTCTACAGCTGTGGGGTGGATGTATATTTACTAGGATCCTGATACATTTTTTCTGCATGATGAAAACGTTTTGAATGTCGGTGCTGTGGCCCCACAAAAGAAGCCCGTAGCGTAGCCATGCGACTGCTTGCGAGTGATACGCCGCCAGCGCACACTCTAAGGTAGTGCTACACTTCAATACGCTAAGTGCATACACAAATCGggcaagtttatttttaattttttctacatgTTTTTTCCATGTCAAATGGCTGTCCAGTGTAAGGCCCAATAAGGTGCAGTCGGGTACTTCTTCAATATTTAGGTTGTTTATTACAGTGTTGAGGTTTAGCGGTTGCTTTTGTCTTGGTCTGAATTGGATTAATTTTgatttatcattatttattatgagGTTGTGATCGTTGAGCCAatgagttattgagttaaaaGTTTGTTGTATGTAGGAACTGCTGCTATTGTTATCTGGGCATTGGAATAAGATCGATATGTCATCGGCAAACATAACAACTTTGTGTTCAGTGGATTTTGGAAGGTCATTTATGTAAATGAGGAATAGGATGCACCCTATGACACTTCCTTGTGGGATTGAGTTCTCGATATATCGTATATTGGATTGGATATTGTGTAATGTTCTGGTTTGGTTTTCAAGGTGTTCTATTTCTACATATTTTTGTCGTGACGTGAGATATGCTTTACCGCGTATGCCTATTGCGTTTAATTTTTGTAACAGTATGGGGTGTGACACTCTGTCATATGCTTTGGACATATCTCACACACAATAGTCCCACTGCGTAATGCTTATTTCTTAAGTAGTCAACTATTGTTTGCACGTAGTTAAAAGCTGCGAGGGTGGTAGAACGTTTTTTACGGAATGCGAACTGATTATCATTTaacaaattgtatttttctaagAAACTGTAGATGCGGTTTGTCATACacttttcaaaaaataaaattttcatttttttttaaagtgatctatcgtgattttttcgtgacccccctccccctatcgaacctcgcgtgatttgggCACAAGCCCCAAGTGGCAATGCTCCGTCGTTGGATGTACATTAGAAATGTCCTGTTTGTAAGGTTTAACTTGACACCTTTGAAAGTAAAAGTTGCAACACGCTAATTGGCTACGTcagcatttcccaaactatgggTCGCAGTTGGGCCGCAgaaatgacaatttttgttaggtgggtcggagcccagtcaactttgggaaccactgGGCTACGTCATTACTTATCAATAAGCTCCTCTCCTTTTTGCAATAgtatttagttaaaaaataacactACTTGGAAACTCCAAAAGTCGCGCGGCCATTTTCCAAAATGATAGACCGATTAAGTAAAAGAATCATCGTCTTCCATCTACACGGTCGTATGAGAGGCACTGGACAGAAATCAGTGGAGACAGATCATCCGCTCCAGATGCAACCCAGATGCTGACTACGATCCTCAGACATGAGGGACCGAaccagagagagagagagtttaAAAACGTACTAGTTCCGCCACGTAGACGAGCACGTGTATCTGCTCGCGGATGGCCTTGGCCTCGGCGAGCGCCTGGCGCGTGAGGCGCCGCTGCAGCTTGCGCCGGAGCCGCGCGCCGTGCTGCACGGCCTGCGCCGCGGCCGCGCGCCCGCCCGACCCGGAACACTCCGCGTCCTGGACTATGATGCTCACTGTCAACAAACACACAATTCGTAAGATTAATCTTCGCTATAATCCACCCGGATGTCAAAATAAGAGGACCCCCCCTGGGTTCGAGAAAGATTTTGTTTCACATAAAGAATCAATCAATATTCATGGAATTCTAGTCAACTTTTGGTTTAAGACTAAACGTAGTTTAGTGAAAAGGATCCATCCtctaaaaatttattttttcgtCAGAAAGTGCAAATTCTTTTAACAGATTTTTGTGGATTGGATCCCTTTCCCTAAGAAATCGGGTCCAATTGAAAGTGTGAACGATGGTGTCCAACGTTATATAAAGTAAACTAACTGTAACCAAGAATTTGCCGGTTGGTTGGTTTGATACTAATAAATAACTACTGCGCCGTATGTCGAATACTTTGAATACCCAACAATATAAACTTGCAAGTTACGTATGGCTAACACAAATTCTAAGGAAGTCACTTAAAATAAAAGACCCTCGTAATCGATCAAACGAAAAACAATAGCAGTCAAAGACAAAGTTGCGATCGTCACGGTTCCCAGTTTGTTGCCCTGCCCCGAGGTTAATTGGGATCCGCACTTGTCTACCCCCgcccatccatccatccatccatcttaCAACCTGTAACTGACCAATTATTGTATCAATAATTGCTTGACTAATTGCGGAGATAGCGGGCAGACGGGCAGAGTCCGGCGCATCCTAAATTATTGATAACACACAGACAGGTCTTTGAGTGGTGTCATGACCtatcctatagtctgtatctttaggtatttaaataaaagtaaacaatttgtaaattttcaggtagttataacatttattgcttaaccaaccaaatacaaaaccgcctagatcagtcactgaacgccTTGACTTTAAACCTAccttatttgatcatgtaatgttttcatctaccctcaagtggcttaaggagccatttgagggtagattttgtttactttgatttaaatacctaaagatacagagtataacaaTATAGGCATAAAATTCATGTATATACCTACTGTTGATCCCAAGCCGAAGGCCTCGGTAGTTATACTCtgcatctttaggtatttaaataaaagtaaacaaaatctactctCAAATGGCTCCTCGGGACAATCTtgcacaaatcgacctagttcgatccacagtaagctcaataaggcctgtgttgtgggtactagatgagaatatatagataaataggttcgtaaatacatagaaaagaTTCATAACTCGGGAACATATTACgataaatacacaaataaatgccgggatttgaacccgggacctcctgttTCGTATCAGGCATCAGGGTCACTACCGtctaggctaggaggccattATAAACCGGAAGACATTTTTTACCCCAAAGACATGCAAGTAATCTGATGGTTCTTGAGGAAGTCCGTAAATACCTAGCAGCGGTAGAAATTATAGATAAAATCTTGAGTGCTATGGGtatgtaaataatatgtaataaagTAGATCTAAAACCTGTCATGAAACAATGATCGTTATGTATTTATGAATACGAGTGGGTGTTGCTTTTAAGCATTAGAAAGAATTCCGCAGAAGTAAGCATGATGACATTTATCGGGTACTTTATTTGGTATAATAATGCCCTATCtagtttataaattataattactcAATATTTACTTCAAGAATTTTTCGCTTAAATTACTTGCTTTCGAACTTCACGCTAGACACTTCCGTAAAGTTCTTTCTAATCCTAAAACCTGAAGTACTTATATAAACACATGAAATAATAGCCAAAAACTATAAATCAATAAGGGTCTAGTTTCTTCGCAAACCTAATATCTATCGCCGGTAAAGGCCGAAAGGGTCGCGGCGATAATGATAAGAGGCAATTAGACGAAGCGCCAGACAGGGTTCGAGGATGCGCGTATCACCAACGGAAACTGCCGATGTGCTTCATAGTTCATTAGAAGCTAATTATAGACATGCTTTAATTATTTATGCTCTAGTTTGGTGGCTTGAATATCGCTTCTCTTATACAATAAGtcaaaaaaattacgtttgttgtatgggtgtGGGGGGGGGAGTGtgtgtttagtatttgttgttatagcggcaacagaaatacatcatctgtgagaatttcaactgtgatagctagcacagttcatgagatacagcctggtgacagacagacagacggacatacagaCGGAAGGACAGACGGAAGGACAGACggatagtggagtcttagtaatagggtcccgtttttagtttttacccttcgggtacggaacccgtaAAAGTGTATCGGGATGACGCTCGCTAccaaaagtcacgtgactatttcaattggcgttttctatcaactattgtcaccttggctagatCCCCTACAAGTAGAAGTAGAAGCTAAGCGGGCGAGTCAGAATTACTTTCatacacttttattttgttaacaataAACTGTTCATGTTATGTTGAACACCTTGTTCGTTTAGCAACTTCAGCTGATGACTGTACGAGTAGATGGAAGGGTCATCAAACATTGTGTAGAGCGTGCAATCCAGCTGGCCGTGCTGGTCACCGTGTCCATCACGCGGTCCTAATAGTCGCTACAAGCCTACAAAGGCTCTACCGCCAACATCGAAAAATTGAATaatgttatctgcctctctgccGCTCGAATAttcaagagcgatagagagggcCTCTCTGGGGGCAGAACGATTGTCGATTTTTTGATGTTGGCAGTAAACCCTCAGGTACTGACCGTCCACGGGATCCTTGGTGTCGGGCGGCAGGTACTTGTCGACGTACTTGTCGGCGGTGGACAGCGCGCGGTCCAGCGCGCTGGCGGTCGCGCAGGTAACGCGAGAGTCCAGCACGGCCGTGCCGAGTTGCTTGACGGAGTCCGCCCGCCGGAGCACGAACTGTCGGGTTTCACTGTACATCTGCAAATATGAGAATTGGTTATCCGGGAATCTATTCGTGTGTAACGTGCCTAAACTGAAGAATAAACATCACTCCTTCATCCTTGTCATGTCCCGCATGTGGTCTGATATTTAGAATATTTGGACAAAATCCAAAACATTGAAGGACGGAAACCCCAGTTTCGCCTCGGAGATGGttctttatataaaaaaattagcAAACACtcggaaatataaataaataaccataTCCGAGTGTTTGCCTGGTTATGTTCGGTCTGGTTCCTACGTTaagttacctacctatatcgGTCTGTGATGAAAAATCTACACAATATGTTTGCACATGTTAGGTTGCGCATATTTAAAAAGTGCCTGATGCCGCTTACTCACTCAGAAAGCTACTCCTATTTTAATGCCAACTCTTCAAATATTATTGATACCATGATGATGCTCTAACTTCCAATATTATATTAGACAGTAATAGTCATACCATACCGCGTCACTTACAGTTTGCGGCGGCAGGTGTATAGAGGGCACTCGCTTCTCCACCACGTCCAGCGACGCGCACAGGAACCGGTCCAGCTGATGGATGGGCGACTCCAGCAGATGCACTGCTGGGAGCGCCAGCTGGACGCCCGTGCTCAGCGTCTTCTCGTACAGCGACAGGTACCAGCGGAAGAGGGGGTTCGACTCCTGGAAAGTTACTAATAGTGTTAGATGGCTCAAACAGTTGAGATGTGCATATTTCAACTTTTCAGGGCAGGATAAGATTCATTTGATTTAATCCAATCtattttacaaatataaatGGCGTGTAAACATCTAACGCATAGGTATCTTAATAACATGGCAGGTCCGGATGCACTTATCAGATGAAAGCGATTAGAGTCGAAAGGACAACAATAAAAAGAAGCAGACAAGTGTGCCTACTTACTTATCATTTCAGTGTTAGCATTTCAGTTAGATTAGAACTGCTAGCACCAAGTCTGGTACCCAACAAATTAATCAGCCACATGCTTCATGAActatttacttatttacatCACCGCCTTCTAAATCGGTCTATAGGCAAGTCAAAAAGTCGAAAAGCgatggtggccgagtggatttaacgtccgactttcaatccagaggtcgcgggttcaaatcctggctcgtaccaatgaacttttcggaacttatgtgcggaatatcatttgatatttaccgcttttcggtgaagtaaaacatcgcgaagaaattcaaaggtgtatgtgaagtctccCACCCGCATTGAGCCAGGTTTGGGGCAATAGCCCTAatcctctcgcgcatgagaggaggcctgtgcccagcagtggctTTATAGTAGTATTATTATAAGTCAAAAAGTACACAAGGGCATGACGTCACCATAAAACCGACAAATTGAAATAAAGTAGTTGTTATCAGCAGCATGGGTGATTAGTGTCTCGAAATACGCCTTTGATGTGTCTGTAATAGTCTGTAAACAAGGCTTATCTGTGCCCGCTGACCCCGCCCCGCCACGTGACAAACTGGAAGTGCGAAGCTGCATACTTTCTACAGAGATATGAAATAAGAACCAGATTTCATCTCAAATGTTGGTACATCTCAGTCATATATCCAAAATTGTTCTACGTTTACTGACCCAAAAGCCCAACCAAGTGAGCAAGCCACTAGCTACCGTTTTTGTAGTCAGTTATTTGAGTCTATTTTAATCCTGGATAACCTATCACGGTCGATTGTTATAAATATAGCAatggcgtagctagggggggggggggggcggcgggggccCGCCCGCTcgcacggtcgggtgtcacccctaaatgggtgacacccgaccgtgaacatcagtagtgccatctataaaaattcgtaaaactatgacagattgcacaaccgccattaaggaaataatatacaacatgcccacgaggtacccgagagattttgacagtatattcctgatcatatttaaagactaaaatgtcgtataactgttttggaattcgcctgGTTTCAGAGTCCAGTACCACCAGccagctaaaaaaaaatatttttttgtttagtgCAAAATgcttttggcctcagaaatgcgtggttaaaatctctcgggttcgtAGCCCCTGGTATggaacaataatatgttggcgcctcgtaggttttttttattcaaaaggtttatatattatgtgattatttctgtaattgagaaacgatgtcactgtttctaattgggtgactctggaccACTCTGGACTATTcgaaattcattgtgaaatgggattttatAGAATCTCTTCCAAATCTCGCACTaggcaaaaaaagtttttaaaataaattatttgttttcacgggacaatgatgactcggacctttgggaggcgtcaCACCCGCCAGGGGTGGACTAGTGcgagttcatggaatctaaaatgaaaccGATGGAGTaaaattgtgagctatggaatattaaacataaattactattacttttttacataattatattttaaatattttgttgaattttggggtgacacccacaatttccgccccgggtgccacccatgctagctacgccactgcctaCACGTAGGTATTACTGGTTCAGAGTTCACGCTTTCAGTGAAAATAATCTGAATTAGAGGCCCAGAGGTGATTTAGGGTTGACTGATCGGGTTCAGCTTATAGTTGAGAAGACTCACGACCGATCAATCTatgttaaggggctacccgacgccaatgaccttcgatctgaatcccttagatttctaatgttttttgtagcttattatattaacagtaacggctttaagcaatatggtatcccatatttacttcaaagatcattgtcttcgagatatttggcatcaaagttgaacaattttaggctaaaaactggttttctggccataacttttgtgttaattagtttaaaattaaaccct carries:
- the LOC134806147 gene encoding lipid storage droplets surface-binding protein 1 isoform X1 produces the protein MSAEYSARITVTGGMGGNGDVYKKTFNGSCQVGLKKGKSSIAQRAEAYLQAVSKSQGPPPKVTASSKPQLPRLEVVTRVAAIPIVESGIGVTEKIYFRIKESNPLFRWYLSLYEKTLSTGVQLALPAVHLLESPIHQLDRFLCASLDVVEKRVPSIHLPPQTMYSETRQFVLRRADSVKQLGTAVLDSRVTCATASALDRALSTADKYVDKYLPPDTKDPVDVSIIVQDAECSGSGGRAAAAQAVQHGARLRRKLQRRLTRQALAEAKAIREQIHVLVYVAELVATDPVLAWKKAKELYSSLSQPEPENQARPETLEQLVVLLARETARKLVHLVNYTHTDLPRNVSTGLAMVTKHLSSAADALLKTVTRPHNMGPNKKRHRRWLKGNTGVRAGGTHCRKVSLTKRDFRRAANSPLMLPRLFSETQLSRPHIIFIFISIYVIILIILFSL
- the LOC134806147 gene encoding lipid storage droplets surface-binding protein 1 isoform X3, giving the protein MTASSKPQLPRLEVVTRVAAIPIVESGIGVTEKIYFRIKESNPLFRWYLSLYEKTLSTGVQLALPAVHLLESPIHQLDRFLCASLDVVEKRVPSIHLPPQTMYSETRQFVLRRADSVKQLGTAVLDSRVTCATASALDRALSTADKYVDKYLPPDTKDPVDVSIIVQDAECSGSGGRAAAAQAVQHGARLRRKLQRRLTRQALAEAKAIREQIHVLVYVAELVATDPVLAWKKAKELYSSLSQPEPENQARPETLEQLVVLLARETARKLVHLVNYTHTDLPRNVSTGLAMVTKHLSSAADALLKTVTRPHNMGPNKKRHRRWLKGNTGVRAGGTHCRKVSLTKRDFRRAANSPLMLPRLFSETQLSRPHIIFIFISIYVIILIILFSL
- the LOC134806147 gene encoding lipid storage droplets surface-binding protein 1 isoform X2 encodes the protein MSAEYSARITVTGGMGGNGDVYKKTFNGSCQVGLKKGKSSIAQRAEAYLQAVSKSQGPPPKVTASSKPQLPRLEVVTRVAAIPIVESGIGVTEKIYFRIKESNPLFRWYLSLYEKTLSTGVQLALPAVHLLESPIHQLDRFLCASLDVVEKRVPSIHLPPQTMYSETRQFVLRRADSVKQLGTAVLDSRVTCATASALDRALSTADKYVDKYLPPDTKDPVDVSIIVQDAECSGSGGRAAAAQAVQHGARLRRKLQRRLTRQALAEAKAIREQIHVLVYVAELVATDPVLAWKKAKELYSSLSQPEPENQARPETLEQLVVLLARETARKLVHLVNYTHTDLPRNVSTGLAMVTKHLSSAADALLKTLPVDSALAEVRGWRSKLEELLQQLQASSKVYLEHLAIFLAGNEEREKIAPRSSLEQREDLAAINGVN